The following are encoded in a window of Pseudomonas multiresinivorans genomic DNA:
- a CDS encoding tetratricopeptide repeat protein: MRFVPALPLVMLLPWLAACAPTTPLFVAQITTGEVAEYKQLKNKRMTAAVEEEGDLLTYSAQAIRDGKSSEAEQLYLTGYDNTRYGPEVRAIALYQIGLIYMSRYNDQRDDQKALDYFQRIDREFPGTQAAQHADARELVIQQRAKDPVQKTAKQLLADWQPQYNLDLNKPTLDPDMTLLSRRAVLKGRVDEAAQLYLLGANDPAIPPDIREKALYQLGLMYMAPDNPRPDREKAIAYLRRQLAEFPNGELADKGARHLDRALNQTSPRS, from the coding sequence ATGCGTTTCGTCCCTGCCCTGCCCCTCGTCATGCTGCTGCCCTGGCTCGCCGCCTGCGCCCCAACCACACCGCTGTTCGTCGCGCAGATCACCACCGGGGAGGTCGCCGAGTACAAACAACTCAAGAACAAGCGCATGACCGCCGCCGTGGAAGAGGAAGGCGACCTGCTCACCTACAGCGCCCAGGCCATCCGCGATGGCAAAAGCAGCGAAGCCGAGCAGCTCTACCTAACCGGCTACGACAACACCCGCTACGGGCCGGAAGTGCGGGCGATCGCCCTGTACCAGATCGGCCTGATCTACATGAGCCGCTACAACGACCAGCGCGATGACCAGAAGGCGCTGGACTACTTCCAGCGCATCGACCGCGAATTCCCCGGCACCCAGGCCGCGCAGCATGCCGATGCCCGCGAACTGGTCATCCAGCAGCGCGCCAAGGACCCGGTGCAGAAGACCGCGAAGCAGTTGCTGGCCGACTGGCAGCCGCAGTACAACCTCGACCTCAACAAGCCCACCCTCGACCCGGACATGACCCTGCTGTCGCGCCGCGCCGTACTCAAGGGGCGTGTCGACGAAGCCGCGCAGCTCTATCTGCTGGGCGCCAACGACCCGGCCATTCCGCCGGACATCCGCGAGAAGGCGCTCTACCAGCTGGGGTTGATGTACATGGCCCCGGACAACCCCCGCCCGGACCGCGAGAAGGCCATCGCCTACCTGCGCCGCCAGCTCGCCGAATTCCCCAACGGCGAGCTGGCCGACAAGGGCGCCCGCCATCTGGACCGTGCGCTGAACCAGACCTCGCCACGCAGCTGA
- a CDS encoding DUF4350 domain-containing protein: protein MKRGNLALLALLVLLVLGGIGYYLYRNLEPYTETIEHGASPEARANPYLAAEMYLRGRGIRVTTARGMEVLDQLPSKGQTLILLGTRENVTPTQNARLLDWANRGGHLIVTAESLWDEDEGKSGDLLLDQLGVQQFLTADLKDKEEEKSTQSDEQTASPSEDRADNETGKAEVEEEHPDQASGATDKAETEADPYPNLTKLYLENEKAPAYIDFDTDYHLFDSKNLAYAWANSGDSTHLLQLQRGQGLITVLTDNWIWQNGELDAYDNAWLLWYLAQDSAVTLVYRADGTSLMTLLMRYFPQALLAAALLLVLVLWRNGLRQGPLQPNPDRSRRQLEEHLRAGADFILRQRGQLALLQGLQRDVMRRARQRQPGFDRLPVAEQWQALGRMTRMSVSAISQAMRPYPQQRMAVAEFTRQVAHLQSLRNAL from the coding sequence ATGAAGCGCGGCAACCTCGCTCTGCTGGCACTGCTCGTCCTGCTGGTGCTCGGCGGCATCGGCTACTACCTGTACCGCAACCTCGAGCCCTACACCGAGACCATCGAGCACGGCGCCTCCCCGGAAGCCCGCGCCAACCCCTATCTTGCTGCCGAGATGTACCTGCGCGGTCGCGGCATCCGCGTCACCACCGCCCGCGGCATGGAAGTGCTGGACCAGTTGCCGAGCAAGGGCCAGACCCTGATCCTGCTGGGCACCCGCGAGAACGTCACGCCGACCCAGAACGCCCGCCTGCTGGACTGGGCCAACCGCGGCGGCCACCTCATCGTCACCGCCGAAAGCCTGTGGGACGAGGACGAAGGCAAGAGTGGCGACCTGTTGCTGGATCAACTGGGCGTCCAGCAGTTCCTCACTGCCGATCTGAAGGACAAGGAGGAGGAGAAATCCACTCAGTCCGACGAGCAGACCGCTTCCCCGTCCGAGGACCGGGCGGACAACGAAACCGGCAAGGCGGAAGTGGAAGAAGAGCACCCGGACCAGGCCTCCGGCGCTACCGACAAGGCCGAGACAGAAGCCGATCCCTACCCGAACCTGACCAAGCTTTACCTGGAGAACGAGAAGGCCCCGGCCTATATCGATTTCGACACCGACTATCACCTGTTCGATTCGAAGAACCTCGCCTACGCCTGGGCCAACAGCGGCGACTCCACCCACCTGCTGCAGCTGCAGCGGGGCCAGGGCTTGATCACCGTGCTCACCGACAACTGGATCTGGCAGAACGGCGAACTCGACGCCTACGACAACGCCTGGCTGCTCTGGTACCTGGCCCAGGACAGCGCGGTTACCCTGGTTTACCGTGCCGACGGCACCAGCCTCATGACCCTGCTGATGCGCTATTTCCCGCAGGCACTGCTGGCCGCCGCCCTGTTGCTGGTGCTGGTGCTCTGGCGCAATGGCCTGCGCCAGGGCCCGCTGCAGCCCAATCCAGACCGCAGCCGTCGGCAACTGGAAGAACACCTGCGCGCCGGCGCCGACTTCATCCTCCGCCAGCGCGGCCAGCTCGCCCTGCTGCAAGGCCTGCAACGAGATGTGATGCGCCGGGCGCGGCAGCGCCAGCCCGGCTTCGACCGCCTGCCGGTCGCCGAACAATGGCAAGCTCTGGGCCGCATGACGCGCATGTCGGTCAGCGCCATCAGCCAGGCCATGCGCCCCTATCCGCAACAGCGCATGGCCGTCGCCGAATTCACCCGCCAGGTCGCGCACCTGCAAAGCCTCAGGAATGCCCTATGA
- a CDS encoding PilZ domain-containing protein, with translation MRHQRHIERHQLPYYLKVFNSITDKPMGYLGNVSLDGLLLISQLPMLVGGRFEMRLKIPGHDGKLQLIEFAATCQWCREDVNPGNYDSGFSLAAAPTEYVELVDALRRYFSFRRQVESV, from the coding sequence ATGCGTCATCAACGACATATCGAGCGCCATCAGCTGCCCTACTACCTGAAGGTGTTCAACAGCATCACCGACAAACCGATGGGTTACCTGGGCAACGTGTCGCTGGACGGGCTGCTCCTCATCAGCCAGCTGCCGATGCTGGTAGGTGGCCGCTTCGAAATGCGCCTGAAGATCCCCGGGCACGACGGCAAGCTGCAGTTGATCGAGTTCGCCGCCACCTGCCAGTGGTGTCGCGAGGACGTCAATCCGGGCAACTACGATTCGGGCTTCAGCCTGGCGGCGGCGCCGACGGAGTACGTCGAACTGGTCGACGCGCTGCGCCGTTATTTCAGTTTTCGCCGGCAGGTGGAGTCGGTCTGA
- a CDS encoding DUF4124 domain-containing protein, translating into MRALWLCAWCFPLLASADIYRWTDAQGKVHFSETPPPGAQRVEVKPQVVERDAATREREERTRRFYDARRDESAAAQSQAAQQQAKLDQQCAKWRHDLESISHGGRYFTQDGNGERTYYSDAQVDAARQALSARLAEGCR; encoded by the coding sequence ATGCGCGCCCTGTGGCTTTGCGCCTGGTGTTTCCCCCTGCTCGCTTCGGCGGATATCTACCGCTGGACCGACGCTCAGGGAAAGGTGCACTTCAGCGAAACACCACCGCCGGGGGCGCAACGCGTCGAGGTCAAGCCGCAGGTCGTCGAACGTGACGCGGCGACTCGCGAGCGGGAGGAACGTACCCGCCGCTTTTACGATGCGCGTCGAGATGAAAGCGCGGCCGCCCAGAGCCAGGCGGCGCAGCAGCAGGCCAAGCTGGACCAGCAGTGTGCGAAGTGGCGCCATGACCTGGAGTCGATCAGTCATGGTGGGCGTTACTTCACGCAGGATGGCAACGGCGAAAGGACTTACTACAGCGATGCACAGGTTGACGCCGCTCGTCAGGCGCTTAGCGCACGACTGGCGGAAGGTTGTCGTTAG
- a CDS encoding DUF58 domain-containing protein, whose protein sequence is MKPSRALLALLGVLLAIAIALGAAEALDSGSAMLGRLWWGALCALLLLALADALWLRRTPSPELRRQLSGNLPLGRWSEIRLQFHHRYAQPQRVTVFDHLPAGMEFEYLPQTVELHPGEQTELGYRVRPLSRGHFVFQRCEIELSSPLRLWKGRRYLEQRDETRVYPDFARLYGAELMAVDHWLNRIGVRSGQRRGLGLDFHQLREFRDGDTLRQIDWKATARKRTPIAREYQDERDQQILFLLDCGRRMRSHDGDLSHFDHSLNASLLLAYVALRQGDAVGLMTFAGDQPRHLPPAKGSAQLTALLNSVYDLRSSQRPADYPAAVQAVLTHQRRRALVVIVTNLRDEDDEELVAAVKRLGRQHRVLVASLREEVLDRLRQAPVEGFEEALAYCGAVDYLNARAGLHEKLAAHGVPVLDARPSQLGPELISRYLGWKKAGAL, encoded by the coding sequence ATGAAGCCATCGCGCGCGCTCCTCGCGCTGCTCGGCGTCCTGCTGGCGATTGCCATCGCCCTGGGGGCGGCCGAAGCCCTGGACTCGGGATCGGCCATGCTCGGCCGCCTCTGGTGGGGGGCGCTCTGCGCGCTGCTCCTGCTGGCGCTGGCCGATGCGCTCTGGCTGCGCCGCACGCCCTCGCCCGAGCTACGCCGCCAGTTGAGCGGCAACCTGCCGCTGGGCCGCTGGAGCGAGATACGCCTGCAATTCCATCACCGCTACGCCCAGCCGCAACGCGTTACGGTGTTCGACCACCTGCCGGCCGGCATGGAGTTCGAATACCTGCCGCAGACCGTGGAACTGCACCCCGGTGAACAGACTGAACTGGGCTACCGCGTGCGCCCGCTGTCCCGCGGGCATTTCGTCTTCCAGCGCTGCGAGATCGAGCTGTCCAGCCCATTGCGCCTGTGGAAGGGCCGGCGCTACCTGGAACAGCGCGACGAAACCCGCGTCTACCCGGACTTCGCCCGCCTCTACGGCGCCGAACTCATGGCAGTGGACCACTGGCTCAACCGCATCGGCGTGCGCTCCGGGCAGCGGCGTGGCCTGGGCCTGGATTTCCACCAGTTGCGCGAGTTCCGCGACGGCGACACCCTGCGGCAGATCGACTGGAAGGCCACCGCACGCAAGCGCACACCTATCGCCCGCGAATACCAGGACGAGCGCGACCAGCAGATCCTCTTCCTGCTCGACTGCGGTCGGCGTATGCGAAGCCACGACGGCGACCTCTCGCACTTCGACCATTCGCTCAATGCCAGCCTGCTGCTGGCCTACGTCGCCCTGCGCCAGGGCGACGCCGTAGGCCTGATGACCTTCGCAGGCGATCAACCGCGCCACCTGCCGCCGGCCAAGGGCAGCGCCCAGCTCACCGCCCTGCTCAACAGCGTCTACGACCTGCGCAGCAGCCAGCGCCCGGCGGACTACCCGGCGGCCGTGCAAGCCGTGCTGACGCACCAGCGTCGCCGCGCGCTGGTGGTGATAGTGACCAACCTGCGCGACGAGGATGACGAGGAACTGGTGGCGGCGGTGAAACGCCTCGGACGCCAGCACCGCGTGCTCGTCGCGAGCCTGCGCGAGGAGGTGCTGGACCGCCTGCGCCAGGCGCCGGTGGAAGGTTTCGAGGAAGCCCTGGCGTACTGCGGTGCGGTGGATTACCTGAACGCCCGCGCCGGCCTGCACGAGAAGCTGGCGGCCCATGGCGTGCCGGTGCTCGACGCGCGGCCGAGCCAGCTGGGGCCGGAACTGATCAGCCGTTACCTGGGCTGGAAGAAGGCTGGCGCGCTGTAA
- a CDS encoding lipoprotein, translating into MRTLFLALLALSVTGCTSWSMNYHLNNAYRAYKSGDCQRVQLELSETERKARARPWIQPEISMLRGQCLEREKFYVDAAQTYQFIIARYPTSEYAYRAKARLETLRLNGRLPGDSRTYPATP; encoded by the coding sequence ATGCGAACCCTTTTCCTCGCGCTGCTGGCGCTGAGTGTTACCGGCTGCACCAGTTGGTCGATGAACTATCACCTGAACAACGCCTACCGCGCGTACAAGAGCGGCGACTGCCAGCGCGTGCAGCTGGAACTGTCCGAGACCGAGCGCAAGGCCCGCGCGCGGCCGTGGATCCAGCCGGAAATCTCCATGCTGCGCGGGCAGTGCCTGGAGCGCGAGAAGTTCTACGTCGACGCGGCGCAGACCTACCAGTTCATCATCGCCCGCTACCCCACCAGCGAGTATGCTTACCGGGCCAAGGCACGCCTGGAGACACTGCGTCTCAACGGTCGGCTGCCCGGCGATTCGCGTACCTACCCGGCTACCCCCTGA
- a CDS encoding AAA family ATPase, protein MSEQTPEPTSTTAPNAAAQRQRASQLAQALRHELQKALIGQQAVIDDVLTALLAGGHVLIEGVPGLGKTLLVRALARCFDGGFARIQFTPDLMPSDVTGHAVYDLATEQFKLRKGPVFTHLLLADEINRAPAKTQAALLEVMQERQVTLEGRALPVPQPFMVLATQNPIEQEGTYPLPEAELDRFMLKLRIDYPLEAEEQTLVRQVTRSARSDMLDVAPMRALLKDKDVLALQKIAADLPIDDQVLDYAVRIARTTRNWPGLALGAGPRASIALVRCARARALLRSGDFVIPDDVKGSALAVLRHRVRLSPELEIEGLSVDQVLQQLLDQVPAPRV, encoded by the coding sequence ATGAGCGAACAGACGCCTGAACCCACCAGCACCACCGCTCCCAATGCCGCCGCCCAGCGCCAGCGCGCCAGCCAGCTGGCCCAGGCGCTGCGCCACGAACTGCAGAAGGCCCTGATCGGCCAGCAGGCCGTGATCGACGACGTGCTCACCGCCCTGCTCGCCGGCGGCCATGTGCTCATCGAAGGTGTGCCCGGCCTGGGCAAGACGCTGCTGGTGCGCGCCCTCGCCCGCTGCTTCGACGGCGGCTTCGCGCGCATCCAGTTCACCCCCGACCTGATGCCCAGCGACGTCACCGGCCACGCCGTGTACGACCTCGCCACCGAACAGTTCAAGCTGCGCAAGGGGCCGGTGTTCACCCACCTGCTGCTGGCCGACGAAATCAACCGCGCCCCGGCCAAGACCCAGGCCGCGCTGCTGGAAGTGATGCAGGAGCGCCAGGTCACCTTGGAGGGCCGCGCCTTGCCGGTGCCGCAGCCGTTCATGGTGCTGGCCACGCAGAACCCCATCGAGCAGGAAGGCACCTACCCGCTGCCCGAAGCCGAGCTCGACCGCTTCATGCTCAAGCTGCGCATCGACTATCCGCTGGAGGCCGAGGAACAGACCCTGGTGCGCCAGGTCACCCGCTCGGCGCGCAGCGACATGCTCGACGTGGCGCCCATGCGCGCCCTGCTCAAGGACAAGGACGTGCTGGCGCTGCAGAAGATCGCCGCCGACCTGCCCATCGATGACCAGGTGCTCGACTACGCCGTGCGCATCGCCCGTACCACCCGCAACTGGCCGGGCCTGGCGCTGGGCGCCGGCCCGCGTGCGTCCATCGCCCTGGTGCGTTGCGCGCGCGCCCGCGCCCTGCTGCGCAGCGGCGACTTCGTCATTCCGGACGACGTGAAAGGCAGCGCCCTGGCCGTGCTGCGCCATCGCGTGCGCCTGTCTCCGGAACTGGAGATCGAAGGCCTGTCGGTGGACCAGGTGCTGCAACAACTGCTCGACCAGGTACCGGCGCCGCGCGTATGA